A part of Ktedonobacteraceae bacterium genomic DNA contains:
- a CDS encoding DNA translocase FtsK 4TM domain-containing protein gives MAGNDSKKAPRLAGRVGPSIDANKNSRVSKAAGSIGSESMRVEQRGNVMKQRASAPNRKGQGQSRGQKQGPKGAAPANRPVPKASTPAPADVRFIGRMVRGWNNLKPHHQQRIYGLVLIGLSVLLIFSLTIWHKIALFSPLSNFFVDFFGWSAYPLAFGLFIFACAHFLEGLRNARFIRMSLVFGLFVLLLLLLAESQLIGHGRTGGIVGQLLVAPLNGWPALAGHVLVIGLFIIAAILTFRITLGHVRIVTGFFGKTFSGARRPSSYGNRPSPFLGQRPQYSRYASSLAPAPAGAPARSGMRPNAGEDDLEEDSGPIEFNADFDDDDPDNDINVHKQQVGLVPRGARSPQPLDREEHKAAVQGARQQPLPFKEMTGNGRHAANNNALDDEDEMEPLAPNPLRARPPKVAAQAAKPGLESPWKLPDTNILNNPEEVKLQLFGDDTSSLAKVIQDTLRSFRVEAEVRPEDISIGPTVIRFGIRPTGKPAMKVDEKGRQVPIKDAAGNIVYESRTRVSRIMALQNDLALVLEAKNIRMEAPVPGRPYVGVEIPNKNSRLVTLREILESKEYQAAKAKSRLAVALGKDVAGAVRVGDLARMPHLLIAGATGAGKSVSINAIICSILTQATPDDVRMLMVDPKMVELNMYNGIPHLLSPVVTEVDKVVGLLKIAISEMEKRYRLFSQLGVRNLDGYRKLRAERVARGDNVLKNLPAIVIIIDELADLMMAAPEEVEGLICRLAQLARATGIHLVVATQRPSVDVITGLIKANIPTRISFMVSSAVDSRTIIDMGGAERLLGRGDMLYLPADAGKPERIQGAFVADDEAERLVNYWRQQATEHAAAAAAANGGNGAAASPLPVEPGWEVSERISDEYELDDELLDQAEQVVHEYERASISLLQRRLRIGYSRAARLIDLLEERGVIGRSEPGGRPREVYDNRPFKNGGNGNRGEGRTMADEAADIIAEEKAREEFLKKQAMNANRPSQGQGNGS, from the coding sequence ATGGCAGGCAACGATTCGAAGAAGGCGCCGCGGCTTGCGGGGCGAGTGGGGCCTAGCATAGACGCGAATAAAAATTCCCGCGTCAGCAAGGCAGCAGGCAGCATTGGCTCCGAAAGCATGCGCGTCGAGCAGCGAGGCAATGTGATGAAACAGCGTGCCAGTGCTCCTAATCGCAAAGGCCAGGGGCAATCACGCGGCCAGAAGCAGGGACCCAAGGGCGCAGCGCCTGCTAATCGCCCTGTTCCTAAGGCCTCCACTCCGGCGCCCGCTGATGTGCGCTTCATCGGCAGGATGGTCAGAGGCTGGAATAATCTGAAGCCGCATCACCAGCAGCGCATCTATGGGCTTGTACTGATCGGACTCTCGGTCTTGCTGATCTTCAGCCTTACCATATGGCATAAGATTGCCCTGTTCAGCCCGCTTTCGAACTTCTTTGTTGACTTCTTTGGCTGGTCGGCCTATCCGCTGGCATTCGGCCTCTTTATATTCGCCTGCGCGCACTTTCTTGAGGGCCTGCGCAATGCGCGCTTCATTCGTATGTCCCTTGTTTTCGGCCTGTTTGTCCTCTTGCTGCTCTTACTTGCTGAAAGCCAGCTCATCGGCCATGGGAGAACCGGCGGTATCGTCGGCCAATTGTTGGTAGCGCCATTGAATGGCTGGCCTGCCCTGGCCGGGCACGTGCTGGTTATAGGGTTGTTCATCATCGCGGCCATTCTCACATTCCGCATCACACTCGGACATGTACGTATCGTCACCGGCTTTTTCGGCAAAACCTTTTCTGGCGCGCGCCGGCCATCTTCCTATGGCAACCGGCCCTCGCCATTTCTTGGCCAGCGCCCGCAGTACAGCCGTTACGCCAGTAGCCTTGCGCCGGCACCGGCGGGAGCGCCGGCCCGCTCTGGAATGCGGCCCAACGCTGGTGAGGACGACCTGGAAGAAGATTCAGGCCCGATTGAATTCAACGCCGATTTTGATGATGACGACCCGGACAACGACATTAACGTGCATAAGCAGCAGGTAGGTCTTGTTCCACGCGGGGCGCGTTCTCCCCAGCCACTGGATCGCGAAGAGCATAAAGCCGCTGTGCAGGGCGCGCGCCAGCAACCTTTGCCTTTTAAGGAGATGACCGGGAACGGCAGGCATGCCGCGAACAATAACGCTCTCGACGATGAAGACGAGATGGAGCCGCTTGCCCCCAATCCTTTGCGCGCCAGGCCGCCTAAAGTAGCCGCCCAGGCCGCTAAACCCGGCCTTGAATCGCCCTGGAAACTACCCGATACCAACATCCTGAACAATCCTGAAGAAGTCAAATTGCAGTTGTTCGGCGATGATACCTCCTCGCTGGCGAAGGTAATCCAGGATACGCTGCGTAGTTTCCGCGTCGAGGCAGAAGTGCGGCCCGAAGATATCAGCATTGGCCCCACGGTGATCCGTTTCGGCATTCGACCAACGGGCAAACCGGCCATGAAGGTCGATGAAAAGGGGCGACAGGTGCCCATCAAAGATGCTGCCGGTAACATCGTCTATGAATCGCGCACGCGCGTCAGCCGTATCATGGCCCTGCAAAATGATCTCGCGCTTGTCCTGGAAGCGAAAAATATCCGTATGGAGGCGCCGGTGCCCGGTCGCCCCTACGTCGGCGTCGAGATTCCGAACAAGAACAGCCGCCTCGTCACCCTGCGAGAAATCCTGGAAAGCAAGGAGTACCAGGCAGCAAAGGCAAAATCCAGGCTGGCCGTGGCGCTGGGCAAAGATGTGGCGGGTGCCGTGCGTGTGGGTGACCTGGCACGCATGCCGCACCTGTTGATTGCCGGAGCGACAGGGGCTGGTAAATCGGTTAGCATTAACGCCATCATTTGCAGCATCCTGACCCAGGCCACGCCCGATGATGTGCGCATGTTGATGGTCGATCCCAAAATGGTCGAACTGAACATGTACAATGGCATCCCGCACCTGCTCTCGCCGGTCGTCACCGAAGTCGACAAAGTCGTGGGCCTGCTCAAAATCGCGATTAGCGAGATGGAGAAACGCTATCGTCTCTTCTCACAGCTGGGCGTGCGCAACCTGGATGGATACCGCAAACTGCGGGCCGAACGTGTTGCTCGTGGCGATAACGTCCTGAAGAACCTGCCCGCCATCGTGATCATCATCGATGAACTGGCCGATCTGATGATGGCCGCTCCCGAAGAGGTTGAAGGACTGATCTGCCGCCTCGCGCAACTGGCACGCGCCACCGGCATTCACCTGGTGGTTGCCACGCAGCGCCCTTCCGTCGATGTCATCACCGGCCTGATCAAAGCCAATATTCCCACCCGCATCTCGTTTATGGTCAGCTCAGCTGTGGACTCGCGCACGATTATCGATATGGGAGGAGCCGAGCGCCTGCTTGGGCGCGGCGATATGCTCTATCTCCCGGCGGACGCGGGCAAACCCGAGCGCATCCAGGGCGCCTTCGTCGCCGACGATGAAGCTGAAAGGTTGGTCAATTACTGGCGGCAGCAGGCAACAGAACATGCCGCGGCAGCGGCGGCAGCCAATGGCGGGAATGGAGCGGCAGCTTCCCCATTGCCCGTCGAACCCGGTTGGGAGGTCAGCGAGCGCATCTCCGATGAATACGAACTCGACGATGAGTTGCTGGACCAGGCGGAGCAGGTCGTCCACGAGTACGAACGCGCCTCCATCTCGCTCTTGCAGCGCCGCCTGCGCATCGGCTACTCGCGTGCCGCTCGCCTGATCGACCTGCTGGAGGAGCGAGGCGTGATAGGCCGTTCCGAACCGGGTGGTCGCCCGCGCGAAGTCTACGATAACCGCCCGTTCAAAAATGGCGGCAATGGCAATCGCGGTGAAGGCAGGACGATGGCCGACGAGGCCGCTGACATCATTGCCGAGGAGAAGGCCCGCGAGGAGTTCCTGAAGAAACAGGCCATGAATGCGAATCGGCCTTCGCAGGGGCAGGGGAATGGCTCCTAG
- a CDS encoding site-2 protease family protein produces MSASDINVVLAIMIIVSFLVAIILHECGHALVASWLGDPTPRREGRLSFNLFAHLDPVGTLLAVILAFLPVGAGPVGLGWGKPVKSDPWKLRGGPNMGTLFVALGGIVTSLVVGLAFAVVLRFVFPLHFFQNDVAIRLLQLIAVFASVNISLAIFNIIPLYPLDGYQILYTLLPSRQAVQFAKSAPYGPFIILGLLFLLPFLGQLSGLGGFFLFHIPYYILLGSLNIIGPVSGLPVDVVTALYVFNFPLL; encoded by the coding sequence ATGTCCGCAAGCGATATAAATGTTGTTCTGGCAATCATGATCATTGTCTCATTTTTAGTGGCGATTATACTCCACGAGTGCGGTCACGCGCTGGTCGCCTCCTGGCTGGGCGACCCTACTCCTCGCCGCGAGGGAAGACTGAGCTTCAACCTGTTCGCGCATCTCGACCCGGTAGGAACGCTGCTGGCCGTAATCCTGGCCTTCTTACCGGTAGGAGCAGGACCGGTAGGCTTAGGCTGGGGCAAGCCGGTCAAGTCCGACCCCTGGAAGCTGCGCGGCGGCCCGAATATGGGGACATTGTTTGTAGCGCTGGGTGGCATCGTTACCAGCCTGGTTGTGGGACTGGCTTTCGCCGTCGTGCTGCGCTTTGTTTTTCCCCTACATTTTTTTCAAAATGATGTCGCAATTCGCCTGCTGCAGCTGATCGCGGTCTTCGCCAGCGTCAACATCAGCTTAGCCATCTTCAACATCATCCCGCTGTATCCACTCGACGGGTATCAGATACTCTATACGCTGCTGCCCAGCCGGCAGGCGGTACAATTCGCCAAATCCGCTCCCTACGGCCCTTTTATCATCCTGGGGCTTTTGTTTCTACTACCTTTCTTAGGACAGTTGTCAGGTCTCGGCGGCTTTTTCCTTTTCCATATTCCTTATTACATCCTGCTTGGCTCTCTCAATATCATCGGGCCTGTATCTGGCCTGCCGGTTGACGTTGTCACAGCTCTCTATGTGTTTAACTTCCCATTACTCTGA
- the trmD gene encoding tRNA (guanosine(37)-N1)-methyltransferase TrmD, producing MHFDIFTLFPDMFQGPFSESILKRAQERGLLSIALHNIRDATTDKHHIVDDYPYGGGAGMVMKPEPIFAAVEAVYAGGPIILLTPQGRLFNQHIARTLSQEPRVTLICGHYEGIDERVLQHLVTDEISIGDYVLTGGELAAMVVVDATSRLIPGVLNSEESTQEESHSGNLLEYPHYTRPPEFRGWKVPDVLLSGNHAEIAKWRRKESLRRTKQRRPDLFAKLDLSDKLDARLVKELEEDSLQ from the coding sequence ATGCATTTCGACATCTTTACGCTGTTTCCCGACATGTTCCAGGGGCCATTTTCCGAAAGCATTCTCAAGCGCGCGCAGGAGCGCGGGCTGCTCAGCATTGCCCTGCACAATATTCGTGATGCCACGACCGACAAACACCACATTGTTGATGACTATCCCTATGGCGGCGGGGCTGGCATGGTGATGAAGCCGGAGCCGATTTTTGCGGCGGTCGAGGCCGTCTACGCGGGCGGGCCAATCATCCTGCTGACGCCCCAGGGCCGTTTATTCAACCAGCACATCGCGCGAACGCTGTCCCAGGAGCCGCGTGTAACGTTGATCTGTGGCCATTACGAGGGCATCGACGAGCGCGTGCTGCAACACCTGGTGACCGATGAAATCTCGATTGGCGATTACGTGCTGACCGGAGGCGAACTGGCGGCCATGGTGGTGGTCGATGCGACGAGCCGCCTCATTCCCGGCGTCCTGAATAGCGAAGAATCAACGCAGGAAGAATCGCATAGCGGCAACCTGCTGGAGTATCCACACTACACGCGCCCGCCGGAGTTCCGCGGCTGGAAAGTTCCCGACGTGCTGCTTTCAGGCAATCACGCCGAGATCGCGAAGTGGCGCCGCAAAGAGTCCCTGCGCCGCACGAAGCAGCGCCGCCCTGACCTGTTCGCGAAATTGGATTTAAGCGATAAGCTGGATGCAAGGTTGGTGAAGGAGTTGGAGGAGGATTCTCTACAATAA
- a CDS encoding MBL fold metallo-hydrolase, whose translation MIDRHHFRVRFWGVRGSYPTPGPGTIRYGGNTTCVEVEAGEHTLILDAGSGIIGLGKDILRRAAEKPLFITLLLTHGHNDHLLGLPFFVPLFEERAHIDFFGPRLGGMNIEQVVTPVMAPPYFPVDMRKLPSRRAFHTIGEEEQIIWCKGERRPAILLAGKQAAGEAEVSVTARLTNSHPLDGAVVYRIEYAGRAVVFATDVEWREQLDPEFLTFVEGADVLIHDAQYTVDEYEHARQGFGHSTIEMATTVAQAAHAGKLILFHHEPTYDDDKLDSIQAEAQTLFANTYSAFEGMEIDV comes from the coding sequence ATGATAGACAGGCATCATTTTCGAGTTCGCTTCTGGGGTGTGCGTGGAAGCTATCCCACCCCAGGGCCGGGCACCATCCGCTACGGCGGCAATACGACGTGTGTCGAGGTAGAGGCCGGTGAGCACACACTGATCCTTGACGCCGGCAGCGGGATCATTGGCCTGGGAAAAGATATATTGCGCCGCGCCGCGGAAAAGCCGCTGTTCATTACGCTGCTGCTTACCCACGGTCATAACGACCACCTGCTTGGCCTGCCTTTTTTTGTACCACTTTTTGAGGAGCGGGCGCACATTGATTTCTTTGGGCCGCGTTTAGGGGGAATGAATATTGAGCAAGTTGTAACCCCGGTGATGGCTCCTCCGTATTTTCCAGTGGATATGAGGAAATTACCCTCGCGACGCGCGTTTCATACGATAGGCGAAGAGGAGCAGATTATCTGGTGCAAGGGCGAGAGAAGACCGGCTATCCTGCTTGCAGGAAAACAGGCCGCGGGTGAAGCAGAGGTGAGTGTCACTGCCAGGCTTACGAACAGTCATCCCCTCGATGGGGCGGTCGTCTATCGCATCGAATACGCAGGCCGGGCAGTGGTTTTTGCCACCGATGTAGAATGGAGGGAACAGCTTGACCCTGAGTTTCTTACATTCGTGGAGGGGGCAGATGTGTTGATACATGACGCGCAATATACCGTGGACGAGTACGAACATGCCAGGCAGGGCTTCGGCCATAGTACTATCGAGATGGCAACGACAGTGGCGCAGGCCGCCCACGCCGGCAAATTAATCCTCTTCCATCACGAACCAACATATGACGATGACAAATTAGACAGTATTCAGGCGGAAGCGCAAACCCTTTTTGCCAATACATATTCAGCCTTCGAAGGCATGGAAATTGATGTGTAA